The following proteins are encoded in a genomic region of Diabrotica virgifera virgifera chromosome 1, PGI_DIABVI_V3a:
- the LOC114333206 gene encoding deoxyribonuclease TATDN1, translated as MASLRKFIDIGANLTDSMYTGIYNGNNKHEPDLKHVLNRSWKAGIQKMIITGGNLDESKKALEVADNDERLFVTVGCHPTRCKEFEENGGDGHSYLDKLKDIIVEGGDKVVAVGECGLDYDRLQFCPKDIQLKYFELQLSLSEKFKLPLFLHCRNAADDLYNILVRYRGLTGVVHSFDGSIEEANKFLELGYYIGLNGCSLKTAQNLETVKSLPSSKILLETDCPWCEVRPSHAGYQFISKESLDVPSVKKEKWSPDHMVKSRNEPCNIRQVLDIIAKVKNEHSDVLCEQIYQNSLQVFFSNRKI; from the coding sequence AGGTGCAAATCTCACAGACTCTATGTATACAGGCATTTACAATGGTAATAATAAACATGAACCAGATTTGAAACATGTTTTAAATAGAAGTTGGAAAGCAGGTATACAAAAAATGATTATAACTGGTGGAAATTTGGATGAAAGTAAAAAAGCTTTAGAAGTAGCTGACAATGACGAAAGATTATTTGTTACTGTAGGTTGTCATCCAACCCGGTGTAAAGAGTTCGAAGAGAATGGTGGAGATGGACATTCCTACCTTGACAAACTTAAAGACATCATAGTTGAAGGTGGAGATAAAGTTGTAGCTGTGGGTGAATGTGGTCTTGATTATGACCGACTGCAGTTTTGTCCAAAAGATATTCAATTAAAATACTTCGAACTTCAACTTTCGTTAAGCGAAAAATTTAAGTTGCCCTTATTTTTGCACTGCAGGAATGCTGCTGATGATTTATATAATATTCTAGTCAGATACAGAGGCCTAACGGGAGTAGTGCATAGCTTTGATGGGTCAATTGAGGAAGCTAATAAATTTTTGGAATTAGGGTATTACATTGGATTGAATGGATGTTCTTtgaaaaccgcacaaaatttagAGACTGTTAAATCATTACCCAGTAGTAAAATTCTCCTAGAAACTGATTGTCCATGGTGTGAAGTTCGACCTTCTCATGCAGGTTATCAATTTATTTCTAAGGAAAGCTTAGATGTACCTTCTGTTAAGAAGGAGAAATGGAGTCCCGACCATATGGTTAAAAGCAGAAATGAACCATGTAATATAAGACAAGTACTAGATATTATAGCTAAGGTTAAGAATGAACATAGTGACGTTTTATGTGAACAAATTTATCAAAATAGTTTACAGGTATTTTTCTCAAATAGAAAAATTTGA